In Sebaldella sp. S0638, one DNA window encodes the following:
- a CDS encoding YopX family protein — protein sequence MKEIKYRAWNKHSKEMLEVIQINFKDNYLDYSDVNSENGTRRLLLKEVVLMQFTNTYDDNKTEICEGDILFYDTDDGFRIGEIFS from the coding sequence ATGAAGGAAATTAAATACAGAGCATGGAACAAACACTCCAAAGAAATGCTCGAAGTTATACAGATTAATTTTAAAGATAATTACCTAGATTATTCAGATGTAAATTCTGAAAATGGGACAAGAAGACTCTTGCTAAAAGAAGTTGTATTAATGCAATTTACAAATACATATGATGATAATAAAACTGAAATTTGTGAAGGAGATATCCTCTTTTATGATACTGATGATGGTTTTCGTATTGGAGAAATATTTTCA